In Paenarthrobacter sp. GOM3, a single window of DNA contains:
- a CDS encoding biotin transporter BioY, which yields MSQTDSATAQRTATPARRRWTATDIGLIAVFAALVAASSVVPGIPVGALGVPITLVTLTVMLSGLVLGAGRGFAAVGLYVLLGLAGLPIFSGGRSGLGILATPSAGYIVAFPLAAAATGYLAGVVIRRTVKHRGLWLFAAAMVSSIVIIHGLGVLGMMLNGKLDFGKAFLADLAFYPGDILKNVLAVVIALAIHKAFPDVLVRRVK from the coding sequence ATGAGCCAGACCGACTCTGCCACAGCCCAGCGCACCGCTACACCGGCCCGTCGACGTTGGACCGCTACCGACATCGGCCTTATCGCCGTCTTCGCGGCGCTCGTCGCAGCCTCCTCGGTCGTCCCCGGTATCCCGGTGGGAGCCTTGGGGGTTCCGATCACCTTGGTGACCCTCACGGTGATGCTCAGCGGACTGGTGTTGGGCGCTGGACGCGGTTTTGCCGCCGTCGGGCTCTATGTCCTGCTCGGCTTGGCAGGTTTGCCCATCTTCAGCGGTGGCCGCAGCGGGTTGGGCATCCTGGCGACGCCCTCCGCGGGCTACATTGTGGCCTTCCCCTTGGCAGCAGCCGCCACGGGCTACCTGGCCGGCGTCGTTATCCGTCGTACGGTGAAACACCGTGGCCTGTGGCTCTTCGCCGCCGCCATGGTCAGCAGCATCGTCATCATTCACGGTCTTGGTGTCCTGGGCATGATGCTCAACGGCAAGCTGGACTTCGGCAAGGCTTTCCTCGCCGACCTCGCCTTCTACCCCGGTGACATCCTTAAGAACGTGCTGGCCGTGGTCATTGCTTTGGCCATCCACAAGGCTTTCCCTGACGTCCTGGTCCGTCGGGTCAAGTAG
- a CDS encoding ABC-F family ATP-binding cassette domain-containing protein has product MITVQDLELRAGARLLMDQVNFRVDKGDKIGLVGRNGAGKTTLTRVLAGEGLPAGGKVTRSGEIGYLPQDPRTPDMEQLARDRILSARGLDVVVGKLKKAHEDMASEDAAVQRKAMGRYDRLEAEFLAGGGYAAEAEAAAISSNLALPDRLLNQPLKTLSGGQRRRVELARILYSDAETLLLDEPTNHLDADSITWLRDFLKNHQGGLIVISHDTDLLEATVNKVYLLDANRAQIDYYNMDWKRYLLQRETDERARKRERANAEKKAQVLIDQANKMRAKATKAVAAQNMAKRAERLLSGLEAVRENDRVAALRFPDPSPCGKTPLTAEGLSKSYGSLEIFTDVDLAIDRGSKVVILGLNGAGKTTLLRMLAGVDKPDTGDIIPGHGLKVGYYAQEHETLDVDRTVLENMRSSAPDMKDAEVRGILGSFLFSGDDVDKPAGVLSGGEKTRLALATIVASSANVLLLDEPTNNLDPASRAEILGALKNYSGAVVMVSHDEGAVSALNPERVVLLPDGVEDHWNEDYLDLITLA; this is encoded by the coding sequence TTGATTACCGTCCAGGACCTCGAACTCCGCGCCGGCGCACGCCTGCTCATGGACCAGGTTAACTTCCGGGTGGACAAAGGGGACAAGATTGGCCTCGTTGGGCGCAACGGTGCCGGCAAAACGACTCTGACCCGCGTCCTCGCAGGCGAAGGACTCCCCGCTGGCGGCAAGGTAACCCGCAGCGGCGAGATCGGCTACCTGCCGCAGGATCCGCGGACACCCGACATGGAGCAGCTCGCCCGCGACCGTATCCTCTCCGCCCGTGGCTTGGATGTCGTGGTGGGCAAACTCAAGAAGGCACACGAGGACATGGCCAGCGAGGACGCCGCCGTCCAGCGCAAAGCCATGGGCCGCTACGACCGCCTCGAAGCAGAGTTCCTGGCGGGCGGCGGTTACGCCGCCGAAGCCGAAGCCGCTGCGATCTCCTCTAACCTGGCGCTGCCGGACCGGCTCCTGAACCAGCCGTTGAAGACCCTCTCCGGTGGCCAGCGCCGCCGCGTGGAGCTGGCGCGGATCCTGTACTCGGACGCGGAAACCCTGCTCCTGGACGAACCCACCAACCACTTGGACGCCGACTCCATCACTTGGCTCCGGGACTTCCTGAAGAACCACCAGGGCGGCCTGATCGTCATCAGCCACGACACCGACCTGCTCGAAGCCACTGTCAACAAGGTCTACCTCCTTGACGCCAACCGCGCCCAGATCGACTACTACAACATGGACTGGAAGCGCTACCTGCTCCAACGCGAAACGGACGAACGCGCCCGCAAGCGCGAGCGTGCCAACGCAGAAAAGAAGGCCCAGGTCCTCATCGACCAGGCCAACAAGATGCGGGCAAAGGCCACTAAGGCAGTGGCAGCCCAGAACATGGCCAAGCGTGCCGAGCGGCTCCTGAGCGGCCTGGAAGCTGTCCGCGAAAACGACCGCGTAGCAGCACTGCGCTTCCCGGATCCTTCACCGTGCGGCAAGACCCCGCTCACTGCCGAAGGGCTCAGCAAGTCCTACGGCTCGCTGGAAATCTTCACTGATGTGGACCTTGCCATTGACCGTGGCTCCAAGGTGGTCATCCTGGGCCTCAACGGTGCCGGCAAGACCACCCTGCTGCGCATGCTCGCCGGAGTCGACAAGCCCGACACAGGCGACATCATCCCCGGCCACGGACTCAAGGTGGGCTACTACGCCCAGGAACACGAAACGCTGGACGTCGACCGCACCGTCCTGGAAAACATGCGTTCCTCGGCGCCGGACATGAAGGACGCCGAAGTCCGCGGCATCCTCGGTTCGTTCCTGTTTTCGGGTGACGACGTCGACAAACCCGCAGGCGTCCTCTCCGGTGGAGAAAAAACCCGCCTGGCCCTCGCCACCATTGTGGCCTCCAGCGCCAACGTACTGCTGCTTGACGAACCCACCAACAACCTGGACCCGGCCAGCCGCGCCGAAATCCTGGGCGCGCTCAAGAACTACAGCGGCGCCGTCGTCATGGTCAGCCACGACGAAGGTGCAGTCTCGGCTCTGAACCCGGAACGCGTGGTGCTGCTTCCGGACGGCGTTGAGGACCACTGGAACGAGGACTACCTGGACCTCATTACGCTGGCTTAG
- a CDS encoding YbaK/EbsC family protein — protein sequence MPKATDTIPDAVLNVKWALTVAGAMDTVRIFEVKVPTAAAAGSVLGCDVAAITNSLIFELDGAPLLILASGAARVDTALVATTLGTAKIRRATPEFVLEHTGQEVGGVAPIGHPQKIRTLLDSSLKEHELLWAGAGDHNSMFSITYADLARITNAQELQVR from the coding sequence ATGCCCAAGGCTACTGACACCATTCCGGACGCCGTCCTGAACGTGAAGTGGGCATTGACCGTGGCGGGCGCCATGGACACTGTTCGCATCTTTGAGGTGAAAGTTCCTACGGCGGCCGCCGCTGGTTCGGTGCTGGGCTGCGACGTCGCCGCCATCACGAACAGCCTTATTTTCGAACTCGACGGCGCTCCCCTGCTGATCCTCGCCAGCGGCGCCGCAAGGGTGGACACGGCCCTCGTAGCGACCACATTGGGAACGGCAAAGATCCGTCGAGCGACGCCCGAATTCGTCCTGGAACACACAGGCCAGGAAGTAGGCGGAGTAGCCCCCATAGGCCACCCCCAAAAAATCCGTACGCTCCTGGACAGCTCACTGAAAGAACACGAGCTCCTCTGGGCCGGAGCCGGAGACCACAACTCCATGTTCTCCATCACCTACGCAGATCTGGCACGCATCACGAACGCTCAGGAACTCCAGGTCCGCTAG
- a CDS encoding SURF1 family cytochrome oxidase biogenesis protein, protein MYRFLFSSKWLGYFVLAVIFATACVFLGRWQMDRRAETLAEINRVVSNYSATPIPFTEISDQFHALDPEREWTQVQMRGSYDLDGQRVVRNRPLNGQPGYDVVVPFRLTTGESVVIDRGWLPIGNNTPGRPDVVPAPPTGEVTVVARLKPAEPKLDRGAVDGQLASIDLASFAKELPYPIATGAYGQLASEDPAVQPMPTPFPKPATEEGTHLSYSLQWFAFGVLMFIGFGYAARQQARNAAIDAEEEEDEGIIAAGGTPKPRTPAARKNKRPTSEEEEDAILDAQGY, encoded by the coding sequence ATGTACCGTTTCCTTTTCTCCAGCAAATGGCTGGGGTACTTTGTCCTGGCCGTGATCTTCGCCACCGCCTGCGTTTTCCTGGGCCGCTGGCAGATGGACCGCCGGGCCGAGACTCTTGCAGAGATCAATCGGGTGGTCAGCAACTATTCAGCGACCCCCATCCCTTTTACGGAAATCAGCGACCAGTTCCACGCCCTGGACCCAGAACGGGAGTGGACGCAGGTCCAGATGCGGGGCAGCTACGATCTGGACGGCCAGCGTGTTGTCCGTAACCGTCCGCTGAACGGCCAGCCGGGCTACGACGTCGTGGTTCCCTTCCGGCTCACCACCGGCGAGTCGGTGGTCATTGACCGCGGCTGGTTGCCGATCGGCAACAACACACCAGGCCGTCCCGATGTAGTGCCAGCCCCTCCGACGGGCGAAGTGACCGTAGTGGCCCGACTGAAACCTGCCGAGCCGAAGCTTGACCGCGGCGCAGTGGATGGGCAACTCGCTTCAATCGACCTTGCCAGCTTCGCCAAAGAATTGCCCTACCCCATCGCCACCGGAGCGTACGGGCAGTTGGCCAGCGAGGATCCCGCGGTGCAACCGATGCCCACCCCGTTCCCGAAGCCGGCCACGGAAGAGGGCACGCACCTCTCATACTCCCTGCAGTGGTTCGCTTTCGGTGTGCTGATGTTCATCGGTTTCGGCTACGCCGCACGGCAGCAGGCCCGCAACGCGGCCATCGACGCTGAAGAAGAAGAGGACGAAGGGATCATTGCTGCCGGTGGGACACCCAAGCCCCGCACCCCCGCGGCGCGCAAGAACAAGCGTCCCACGTCCGAAGAAGAGGAAGACGCCATCCTTGATGCCCAAGGCTACTGA
- a CDS encoding DUF3099 domain-containing protein: protein MERDDSTVTTGSSPLQQVPGDPDAVSGDPEVHSITDAAAAHSEDMRQRMIKYAIAMGIRMVCIILIFVVDGWFKIIAIAGAVFLPWIAVVIANGSDKAEDHSESLLDYVAVPEIEKPSQPAEDESANTPTVLQGELVDDEPSASPAEHTRGEASEAGKSGDEQATS from the coding sequence TTGGAGCGTGATGATTCAACTGTGACCACAGGAAGCAGTCCCCTGCAGCAAGTGCCCGGAGACCCGGACGCTGTTTCCGGCGACCCCGAAGTCCACAGCATCACCGATGCGGCAGCTGCCCACTCCGAGGACATGCGTCAGCGCATGATCAAGTATGCGATCGCCATGGGCATCCGCATGGTCTGCATCATCCTGATCTTCGTCGTGGACGGTTGGTTTAAGATCATCGCAATCGCGGGTGCTGTCTTCCTTCCCTGGATTGCGGTGGTCATCGCCAACGGCAGCGACAAGGCCGAGGACCACAGCGAATCCCTGTTGGATTACGTGGCAGTACCGGAAATCGAAAAACCGTCCCAACCTGCGGAGGATGAATCCGCGAACACGCCAACCGTGCTCCAGGGCGAACTGGTGGATGACGAACCATCGGCCAGCCCTGCGGAACACACCCGTGGCGAAGCAAGCGAGGCCGGGAAATCCGGCGATGAACAGGCGACTTCATGA
- a CDS encoding beta-ketoacyl-ACP reductase, whose amino-acid sequence MSEAVSAPRSVLITGGNRGIGLAIAESFLANGDKVAVTYRSETELPEGILGVKADVTDEASIDAAFKVVEEAHGPVEVLVANAGITKDTLLLRMSEEDFTSVLDTNLTGAFRVIKRASKGMIRLRKGRVVLISSVSGLYGAPGQINYSASKAGMVGIARSLTRELGSRGITANVVAPGFINTDMTAELPEETQKSYLANVPAGRFAEASEVADVVRWVASDEAAYISGAVIPVDGGLGMGH is encoded by the coding sequence ATGTCTGAAGCAGTATCTGCCCCCCGCAGCGTCCTCATCACCGGCGGCAACCGCGGCATCGGCCTGGCCATCGCGGAATCGTTCCTCGCCAACGGTGACAAGGTCGCCGTCACCTACCGCAGTGAAACAGAACTGCCTGAGGGAATCCTGGGTGTCAAAGCCGACGTAACCGATGAGGCGTCGATCGATGCTGCATTCAAGGTGGTCGAGGAAGCCCACGGTCCCGTCGAGGTCCTGGTGGCGAATGCCGGGATCACCAAGGACACCCTTCTGCTCCGCATGAGCGAAGAGGACTTCACCTCGGTCCTGGACACCAACCTCACCGGCGCATTCCGCGTCATCAAGCGGGCGTCCAAGGGTATGATCCGGCTGCGGAAAGGCCGCGTGGTCCTTATTTCGTCGGTGTCCGGGCTCTACGGTGCACCTGGCCAGATCAACTACTCCGCCTCCAAAGCCGGCATGGTGGGCATCGCGCGGTCGCTGACCCGTGAACTCGGCAGCCGAGGGATCACGGCGAACGTAGTGGCTCCGGGCTTCATCAACACGGACATGACTGCGGAACTGCCCGAAGAAACACAGAAGTCGTACTTGGCCAACGTTCCGGCCGGTCGCTTCGCGGAGGCATCCGAAGTAGCCGACGTCGTTCGCTGGGTAGCCAGCGACGAAGCCGCCTACATCTCCGGCGCGGTCATCCCGGTCGATGGCGGACTGGGAATGGGCCACTAG